A stretch of the Salminus brasiliensis chromosome 23, fSalBra1.hap2, whole genome shotgun sequence genome encodes the following:
- the pter gene encoding N-acetyltaurine hydrolase has protein sequence MSSLSGKVQTVLGLVDPDQLGRTLTHEHLTMTFECCFCDPAPGDEAMATAPIEMKNVHWLQQNPYSHRENLLLAQETEAVREELVNYKKAGGGTIVENTTTGITRNLPVLRQLSKDTKVHIVAGAGYYVDATHSAETRKMTVEKLTDIIVSEVLHGADGTDIRCGVIGEIGTSWPITESEKKVLCAAARAQRQLGCPVLIHPGRNNAAPKELIRILQEAGGDVSKTAMCHLDRSIFDPVELLEFAKLGSYLEYDLFGTEMLNYVFNTNVDMPSDSQRIQTLAFLIKEGYEDKLLIAHDIHTKNRLTKYGGHGYSHILKNIVPKMLSRGITQKQVDKILIDNPKKFLTFK, from the exons ATGTCCAGTCTGAGCGGCAAGGTCCAGACGGTGCTGGGTCTGGTGGATCCCGACCAGCTGGGTCGCACCCTGACTCATGAGCACCTGACCATGACCTTTGAGTGCTGCTTCTGCGATCCAGCTCCAGGTGACGAGGCCATGGCCACAGCGCCGATCGAGATGAAGAACGTGCACTGGCTCCAGCAGAACCCGTACAGCCACCGGGAGAACCTGCTGCTGGCCCAGGAGACGGAGGCTGTGCGAGAGGAGCTGGTGAATTACAAGAAGGCTGGAGGAGGAACCATAGTGGAGAACACCACTACGGGCATAACTCGGAACCTGCCCGTGTTGCGACAGCTGTCCAAGGATACGAAGGTCCACATTGTGGCGGGGGCCGGGTACTACGTGGATGCTACCCACTCGGCTGAGACGAGGAAGATGACGGtagagaag CTCACTGACATCATTGTGAGTGAGGTGCTGCATGGGGCGGATGGCACTGACATTCGCTGTGGCGTGATTGGAGAGATAGGCACCAGCTGGCCAATCACAGAAAGTGAGAAAAAGGTCCTCTGCGCTGCTGCCCGTGCCCAGAGGCAGCTGGGCTGCCCAGTCCTCATCCATCCAGGACGGAACAACGCTGCCCCCAAAGAGCTGATCCGTATCCTCCAGGAGGCTGGGGGTGATGTCTCCAAAACTGCCATGTGCCATTTGGACAG GTCCATTTTCGACCCTGTTGAGCTACTGGAGTTTGCAAAACTGGGAAGCTACCTTGAGTATGACCTGTTTGGTACAGAAATGCTGAACTACGTCTTCAATACAAACGTGGACATGCCGAGTGACAGCCAGAGGATTCAAAC CTTGGCGTTCCTAATTAAAGAGGGCTACGAGGACAAGCTCCTCATCGCTCATGACATCCACACCAAGAACCGTCTGACCAAGTATGGAGGCCACGGCTACTCCCACATCCTGAAGAATATCGTGCCGAAAATGCTTTCTCGGGGCATTACCCAAAAGCAGGTGGACAAAATACTGATAGACAACCCTAAAAAGTTTTTAACCTTTAAGTAG